A genomic region of Solanum dulcamara chromosome 2, daSolDulc1.2, whole genome shotgun sequence contains the following coding sequences:
- the LOC129871232 gene encoding uncharacterized protein LOC129871232, with protein MGDTNISSFEANTIHSTSRTPVSLAMATPKNPEKFTEEETPNNEKFIMTEAWTHSNFLCNNYILKGLKDGLYKVFSVCKTSKERWYALEKKYKTEDTGLKKFVAAKFLNYKIVDSKTVMSQVQDLQVIIHNLLTEDFKNYVKHKRKEMTLEDLIVRLRIEEDNKVAEKKARGNSTIMKANIVEDGPNKSKKRNKSYGPKNYPSKKKFKEDCHNCKKTRRKAVENRAPKKEKKKDQANMVDMIWDVENLCAMLSEYNLVENFKEWWLNSGATSYVCAVREAFATYSPTAPDETIYMKNSAMLRLKDMVDYS; from the exons ATGGGAGATACAAATATATCAAGTTTTGAAGCAAACACAATTCATTCAACCAGTAGAACACCAGTTTCTTTAGCAATGGCTACTCCAAAAAATCCTGAAAAATTTACTG AGGAAGAAACTCCTAACAATGAAAAGTTTATTATgactgaggcatggacacatTCTAATTTTCTTTGCAATAACTACATACTCAAAGGATTGAAAGATGGCTTGTATAAAGTCTTCAGTGTTTGTAAAACCTCTAAAGAACGCTGGTATGCTCTTGAGAAGAAATACAAAACTGAAGATACAGGCTTAAAGAAGTTTGTGGCTGCAAAATTTTTGAACTATAAGATAGTTGATAGTAAGACTGTGATGTCTCAAGTCCAAGATCTACAAGTCATTATTCATAATCTCCTGACAGAAG ACTTCAAAAATTATGTGAAGCACAAGAGAAAGGAGATGACTCTTGAAGACTTGATTGTTCGTCTTAGGATTGAGGAAGACAACAAGGTTGCCGAAAAGAAGGCTAGAGGAAACTCAACAATTATGAAAGCAAATATTGTTGAGGATGgtccaaataaatcaaaaaagaggaataaatCTTATGGACCGAAGAACTATCCTAGTAAAAAGAAGTTCAAAGAAGACTGCCACAACTGTAAAAAAACTAGACGTAAGGCTGTGGAAAATCGTGCTcccaagaaggaaaagaagaaagatcAAGCCAACATGGTTGATATGATTTGGGATGTTGAAAACTTATGTGCAATGCTGAGCGAATACAACCTAGTAGAAAATttcaaagaatggtggcttaaTTCAGGAGCCACATCATATGTTTGTGCGGTCCGAGAAGCCTTCGCTACTTATTCCCCTACCGCACCTGATGAGACTATCTATATGAAAAATTCTGCAATGTTAAGGTTGAAAGATATGGTAGATTATTCTTGA